Part of the Flavobacterium sp. KS-LB2 genome is shown below.
GTTGACGAGCATTAGTACACCATTGCGAAATAGTTGATTCATCTTTACCTATTTTTTCTGCTAACCACTTATTTTTTTTTCTGGTTTCAGCAAGAGCAACTTTGATTCTGTTGATTTCCACAATACCTAATTTATTTGTGTTTTACGCAAATATATTAACTTATGTCGAATAAATATTGCACAATAACAAAATATTCAATCGATAAAATTATTTTTTATAATCTTTTTTTGTAGTAGAATAGATTAGAGCACTATTCTATAAATTTTTATTTTTTTTATTCATTAACTCAGTAAGTGTTACTGTAAAAGGTAAACCCACTTTTGAATAAATATTTTTTTCTGTTTTTTGAATTTCAATATATCTATCCAATTCTTTAAAATTAAAGCTAACATCTTTGAATTCAGGCGTTATTACTTTTTCAATTTCGATTGATAGATAATACTCTTTTGGATTGCTAGATAAAGGATAATTTAAAGAATCTAAATGAACATTAGAAAATACTTTTGGACCTTTACTTTTGATCTCATACAAATCGGAAGCAAATTCTTCACCATTTCTTCTTAACAACAGATACTTAGCATTTACGACTTCATTGTTTAATTCTAAAGAACCTTTTTCTTCATCCATGCGGAAAATGTATTTTCCATTTTCTTCATACCATTTGAATCTTTGTGGAGTTATTGAATATCCTACTAATACGAAAGTATCGCTTGGAATCAGTTTCTTACCATTAAGATATTCTGGTAATGGTTCATGGAGATAGTTGTTATCTTCTTTAGGTTCTTTATAGATTAAATGTGCTTTATTTGAAATGTTCTCCCGTTGTGAAGCTCTATCCACCAGATGATTAATTACTAAATCAATAAAATTTGACAATTCATTTATTCCATTGTTGAATTCTGTTGGATTGATTGCAAAAGCTCCTAAACCTGGTATTATTTCGTGAAAACCTCTTATTTCTTTTTTTACTGTACCAGGATATAACACATAAGCACCTCCAGTTCTTCTGATAGCATCTTTATAGGCATGCATTTTTAATAAATCAGCATTTTTAAAATTTCCTTTACGCTCATTATTTTCTTCCTCCTCTAATATATCAGAATCAATTTTAGTGTTGTAATCAAATTGAATTACTTTGTACTTAGCATCAAAATGAATATGCACAATTAATTCATCTCTTTCTGCATCCTTTTCTCTTAAAAGTGCTGGCCAAACTGAAAGTGTATAATCTGGTCGAAGTGTTGTTGTGTAACTACCCGCAACTTCTTGTGAATATTTTGTTCCCCCTTTAAACGAACGATTGTATGAAAATTTAACTTTTAATTTTCTACTTCCAGCGTCAAAATCTCCATATAATGCCGTATGTATACCT
Proteins encoded:
- a CDS encoding helix-turn-helix transcriptional regulator; translation: MEINRIKVALAETRKKNKWLAEKIGKDESTISQWCTNARQPSLENLLKIADVLKLDIRDLLYPTNKSDS